A single Bos mutus isolate GX-2022 chromosome 16, NWIPB_WYAK_1.1, whole genome shotgun sequence DNA region contains:
- the FMOD gene encoding fibromodulin, producing MQWASILLLAGLCSLSWAQYEEDSHWWFQFLRNQQSTYDDPYDPYPYEPYEPYPYGGEEGPAYAYGSPPQPEPRDCPQECDCPPNFPTAMYCDNRNLKYLPFVPSRMKYVYFQNNQISSIQEGVFDNATGLLWIALHGNQITSDKVGKKVFSKLRHLERLYLDHNNLTRIPSPLPRSLRELHLDHNQISRVPNNALEGLENLTALYLHHNEIQEVGSSMKGLRSLILLDLSYNHLRKVPDGLPSALEQLYLEHNNVFSVPDSYFRGSPKLLYVRLSHNSLTNNGLASNTFNSSSLLELDLSYNQLQKIPPVSTNLENLYLQGNRINEFSISSFCTVVDVMNFSKLQVLRLDGNEIKRSAMPADAPLCLRLASLIEI from the exons ATGCAGTGGGCGTCCATCCTGCTGCTGGCAGGGCTCTGCTCCCTCTCCTGGGCCCAATATGAGGAAGACTCTCACTGGTGGTTTCAATTCCTCCGCAACCAGCAGTCCACCTACGACGATCCCTATGACCCCTACCCCTATGAGCCTTATGAGCCTTACCCCTACGGGGGAGAAGAAGGTCCAGCTTATGCTTACGGCTCTCCACCCCAACCAGAGCCCCGAGACTGCCCCCAGGAGTGCGACTGTCCCCCCAACTTCCCCACAGCCATGTACTGCGACAATCGCAATCTCAAGTACCTGCCCTTCGTCCCCTCCCGCATGAAATACGTCTACTTCCAGAACAACCAGATCTCTTCCATCCAGGAGGGTGTCTTCGACAATGCCACTGGGCTGCTCTGGATTGCTCTCCATGGCAACCAGATCACCAGTGATAAGGTGGGCAAGAAGGTTTTCTCCAAGCTGAGGCACCTGGAGAGGCTGTATCTGGACCACAACAACCTGACCCGGATACCCAGCCCACTGCCTCGGTCCCTGAGAGAGCTCCATCTTGACCACAACCAGATCTCAAGGGTCCCCAACAATGCGCTGGAGGGGCTGGAGAACCTCACAGCCTTGTACCTTCATCACAATGAGATCCAGGAAGTGGGCAGTTCTATGAAAGGCCTCCGATCATTGATCTTGCTGGACCTGAGCTACAACCACCTTAGGAAGGTACCTGATGGACTGCCCTCAGCCCTTGAGCAGCTGTACCTGGAGCACAACAACGTCTTCTCAGTCCCCGACAGCTACTTCCGGGGGTCACCCAAGCTGCTGTATGTGCGGCTATCCCACAACAGCCTCACCAACAATGGCCTGGCCTCAAATACCTTCAATTCCAGCAGCCTCCTTGAGCTCGACCTCTCCTACAACCAGCTGCAGAAGATCCCCCCAGTCAGCACCAACCTGGAGAACCTCTACCTCCAAGGCAATAGGATCAATG AGTTCTCCATCAGCAGCTTCTGCACCGTGGTGGATGTCATGAACTTCTCCAAGCTGCAGGTGCTGCGCCTGGACGGCAACGAGATCAAGCGCAGCGCCATGCCCGCTGACGCGCCCCTCTGCCTGCGCCTGGCTAGCCTCATCGAGATCTGA